CTGGCACCCTGTGAAATGAGTGATAAATGGTCTCCTCCAGCTCCCTTTCCCGTTCCCTGCTTCTTTCAAGTGAACGTCCCTAAACGCACCGTATTGCTCGCTCACTTTCTCCGCATGTCTCCTCCTCAATTTCTTGTCCTCTCTCTCTATCCCTGTGTACCTCTCGGTAATGTTATCATATGTCGGCACTATCTCTAACCAATACCCTTCGAAGTAATACCCCCCTTCTAGATAAATCTTCTTCATTAAACTCTTATCTTCGTACAGCAGATAAATCAGAGCCGATTGATCGTCCGATTCTGGGAACAACTTGTCTTTGAATAAGGAACTTTGAATCTGGCCCCATCTCTCGTACTCTGGGCTCATGGGACCCATCTTGGCCCACTTATCTATGAAGTCCATGGACCACTGACAGTTTCTGATCAGGAAAACACCGGCGTTTAGCGCAGTCCAGCTCTTCTCCTCGTATATCAACTTCGGCCAGCCGTGGACAACTAGGTTGTGGTTCTTGTAATCGTAACGGCGTAATGGAAGTTTGTATTCCATGTCGGTGAACATCGCGTCTGAGTCCACCCACCAGATCCACTCCGCCTCTGGGTGAGCAAGCATCGCCGCCCTCACCATCGGCAGTTTCGCCCAGAAAGTGTGCATTTTGGGGTGGAGCAGCACGTTGTTGTAGAAGATATCGTAGCCGTGGATTCTGCAGTAGTCCACTTTATTCTTAAAGAATCTCAAGAGAAAATGGTCGCCAATTGGGTTCTTACACGGAGTCGACTGCGATCCAGTGACCATCACCACTCGATCACGAGCGCCGGGTGCGAAAGACGGGTGATGCCTCAGCCACTGATTTCTCTTCTGATCCCAATCTTTGACAGGCTGCTCGATGGAATATCTGAGCTCCGGATGGTCGTAGAAGGTTGTATCAGGAGGGTCATAGAGGAGGTTAACCGCCGGGTCTTCCTTTACGCAAGTTTTTGAATTGGAACCAACCTTGAGGTTGGAATCAGTGACCTTGGGTTCCGAAGTACCGGATATGTCAGGACCGGCATAAGACCAAAGAGACCATACGAGTAAAAAAGCAAACAAAGCACCACCAAGATAGAGAAAGACATCACTGAAACAGGAAGAAGCTTTATTATTTCTAAAAGTGGATTTGGCCATTGTAGAGTAGTGAGAATTGGAGAGCTCAGCAGCGAGCATTTTAAGGAAGAGGAT
This sequence is a window from Hevea brasiliensis isolate MT/VB/25A 57/8 chromosome 10, ASM3005281v1, whole genome shotgun sequence. Protein-coding genes within it:
- the LOC131183805 gene encoding putative glycosyltransferase 7, with amino-acid sequence MLAAELSNSHYSTMAKSTFRNNKASSCFSDVFLYLGGALFAFLLVWSLWSYAGPDISGTSEPKVTDSNLKVGSNSKTCVKEDPAVNLLYDPPDTTFYDHPELRYSIEQPVKDWDQKRNQWLRHHPSFAPGARDRVVMVTGSQSTPCKNPIGDHFLLRFFKNKVDYCRIHGYDIFYNNVLLHPKMHTFWAKLPMVRAAMLAHPEAEWIWWVDSDAMFTDMEYKLPLRRYDYKNHNLVVHGWPKLIYEEKSWTALNAGVFLIRNCQWSMDFIDKWAKMGPMSPEYERWGQIQSSLFKDKLFPESDDQSALIYLLYEDKSLMKKIYLEGGYYFEGYWLEIVPTYDNITERYTGIEREDKKLRRRHAEKVSEQYGAFRDVHLKEAGNGKGSWRRPFITHFTGCQPCNGDHNKMYEGDSCWKGMVRALNFADNQVLRKYGFVHPDLLDSKTVQETPFDYPDDGPW